The window CGGGTCCGGCCTTCTATGCCGCCAAGCTGGTGGTGGGGCCCGGGGCTAAGGAGGCCATCGATCTCAAGGCCTCTGTGGCCGACAACCTGAAGGAGATCGCCCGCGCCCTGAAGAAGGAGGTGCGGGAGCTCACGGTGTTCGTCCTGGACAAACCCCGGCACCAGCGCCTGATTGAGGAGATCCGCCTGGCGGGGGCTCGCATCAGCTTGCAGACGGATGGGGATGTGGGCGGGGCCTTGGCTGCGGTCCTCCCCGACACGGGCATCGATGTTCTCATGGGCACCGGGGGCACGCCGGAAGGCGTGATCGCCGCGGTGGCGGTGCGGGCTTTGGGGGGTGGGATGCAGATGCGCCTGGACCCGCAAAGCGAGGAGGAGCGCTGGAACGTGGTCCATGCCGGCTACGACCTGGATCGGGTGTACACCCTCGAGGAGCTCTGCGCCGCCGAGGACACCCACTTTGCCGCCACCGGGATCACCGATGGGCCCTTCTTGAGGGGGGTGCGCTACGGGGAAAGCCGGGCTTGGACCGAAAGCCTGGTGATCCGCGGGGCCACCCGCACCCTGAGGAAGGTGGAAGCCTGGCACCAGCTTGAAAAGCTTCGGGGCATCAGCCCCGTGGCCTACTAGGAGGGAAGCATGACGGATAGAAAGGCCATGTACAAGAAGGGTGGGGTGGTGGAGTACAAACAGATGGGCTACTGGCAGCCCGACTACGAGCCCAAGGAAACGGACACCATTGCCCTTTTCCGGGTGACTCCCCAGCCAGGGATTGAGCCCGAGGAGGCGGCGGCGGCGGTGGCTGGGGAGTCCTCCACCGCCACCTGGACGGTGGTCTGGACCGACCGCCTGACCAGCCTGGACCGGTACCAGGCCAAGGCTTTCCGGGTGGAGCCCGTGCCGGGGAATCCCGAGCAGTACTTCGCCTGGATCGCCTACGACCTGGCGCTTTTTGAGGAGGGGTCCATCGCCAACATGACCTCCTCCATCATCGGGAACGTCTTCGGCTTCAAGGCATTGAGGGCCCTCCGCCTCGAGGACCTCCGCATCCCCGTGGCCTACCTCAAGACCTTTAAGGGGGCTCCTCACGGGATCCCTGTGGAGCGGGACATGCTGAACAAGTACGGCCGCCCCCTCCTCGGGGCCACGGTGAAGCCCAAGCTGGGCCTCTCGGGGAGGAACTACGGCCGGGTGGTCTACGAGGCGTTGGCGGGAGGCCTTGACTTCACCAAGGACGACGAGAACATCAACTCCCAGCCCTTCATGCGCTGGCGGGACCGCTTCCTTTACGCCCAGGAGGCGGTGATGAAGGCGGAGCAGGTCACGGGGGAGCGCAAGGGCCACTACATGAACGTGACCGCCGCCACCATGGAGGATGTCTACGAGCGCCTGGAGTTCGCCAAGGAGATCGGCGCGATCATCGTCATGGTGGACCTCACCATGGGCTACACCGCCTTGCAGTCCGTTTCCAACTGGTGCCACAAAAACGGCATGATCCTCCACCTCCACCGGGCCAGCCACGCCACCTTCACCCGCCAGAAGAACCACGGCATTAACTTCCGGGTCCTGGCCAAGTGGATGCGGATGCTGGGGGTGGACCACATCCATGCCGGCACCGCCGTGGGCAAGCTGGAGGGGGACCCCAACCTGGTGCGGGGCTACTACGACATCCTCCGGGAGCAGTACGTGAAGGCGGATCCCGTGAAGGGCATCTACTTTGACCAGGACTGGGCCTACCTGCCCGCGGTGATGCCCGTGGCCTCTGGGGGGATCCACGCCGGGCAGATGCACCTTCTCCTCTCCCTCTTCGGGGACGATGTGGTGCTCCAGTTCGGCGGCGGCACCATCGGCCACCCCATGGGCATCCAAGCGGGAGCCACCGCCAACCGAGTGGCCCTCGAGGCCATGGTGAAGGCGCGCAATGAGGGCCGGAACATCCTGGCGGAAGGCCCCGAGATCCTCAAGAAGGCGGCCCAGCACTCCCCGGCTTTGGCGGCGGCCCTGGACACCTGGGGCAGCGTGACCTTTGACTTCGCCTCCACCGACACCCCGGATGTCCTGCCCACCCCCAGCAACTGACGAGGAAAGGAGCGTGTGAGGATGCGGATTACCCAAGGTACCTTCTCCTATCTGCCGGACCTGACGGACGAGGAGATCCGGGCCCAGGTCGAGTACATCATCCGAAACGGTTGGGCGGTTGCCATCGAGTACACCGACGACCCGAGCCCCTACAACGTGTACTGGAACATGTGGGGCTTGCCCATGTTTGACCTGGAGGATGCGGCGGCGGCCATGTACGAGTTCCAGAAGTGCCGCGAGGCCTTCCCCAACCACTACATCAAGATCAACGGCTACGATCCCTCCCCCATGTGGCAGGCGCAAAGGGTCTCCTTCATCGCCCACCGGCCCAAGAAGGAGCCTGGCTTCCGCCTGCACCGGCAGCTTTGGAGCGATGGCCGCAGGCTCAAGTACACCCTCGAGGCCTACGCCACCATGAGGCCGGAAGGCGAGCGTTACCAGGAGTAGTCCCAAGGGTCTGGGGGTCCCGGCCGTGCCCGGGGCCCCTTAGCTAAATCAAGGAGGGTTATGCAGGAAACCCAAGGCCAAAACCTGGCGGTGGTCAAGAACCCCGAGATCGAGGCGGTGCTGGAAACCCTGGAGCGGGAGCTGGTGGGTCTTAGGCCGGTTAAGCAGAGGATCCGGGAGATCGCCGCCTACCTCTCCGTGGACAAGCTCCGCCGGGAGCTGGGGCTTACCGCCGATCGCCCCACCCTGCACATGGCCTTTGTGGGCCCCCCGGGCACGGGCAAGACCACGGTGGCCTTGAGGATGGCCACCATCCTGCACAAGCTGGGCTACATCCGCCGCGACCACCTGGTGGTGGCGAGCCGCGATGACCTGGTGGGCCAGTACATCGGCCACACCGCCCCCAAGACCAAGGAGGTCCTGAAGCGGGCCATGGGGGGCGTTCTCTTCATCGACGAGGCCTACAGCCTCTACCGGGCGGAAAACGAGCGGGACTACGGCCAGGAGACCATTGAGATCCTCCTCCAGGTCATGGAGAACCAGCGGGAAGACCTGGTGGTGATCCTGGCGGGCTACAAGGACCGCATGGAGGAGTTCTTCGCCTTGAACCCGGGGATGCGCTCCCGCATCGCCCACCACATTGAGTTTCCCCCCTATGGCGCCGAGGAGCTCTTCCAGATCGGCAAGCTCATGCTGGAGAAGCAGGGCTACCGCTTCACCGAGGAGGCGGAAAAGGCCTTCTTGGAGTACCTGGAACGCCGCATGCGCCTTCCCAACTTCGCCTACGCCCGGAGCGTGCGCAACGCCCTGGACCGCTTCAAGCTCAGGCAGGCTTACCGCCTTTACCAGAAGGCGGGGCCGGTGACCCCAGAGGAACTCATGACCATCACCGCCGACGACATCTACGCCAGCTCGGTTTTTAGGGAGGAGGAAAAGGAGGAGGAAGATGCCCCATAGGCCTTTCATGTTAGGGATTGCCGGAGACTCCGGGGCGGGGAAAACCACCATCTCTGCGGGGATCGCCCGGCTTTTGGGGGTGGAGCGCACCACCAACATCTGCGTGGACGACTACCATAAGTACGACCGCAAGCAGCGCAAGGAGCTGGGCATCACCCCCTTGAACCCGGAGTGCAACTATATGGACATCATGGAGCAGCACGTGAGGCTTCTTTCCGAGGGGGAACCCATCCTGAAGCCCGTGTACAACCACTCCACGGGTACCTTTGACCCGCCGGTCTACATCCCTGCCCCCCGGGCGGTGGAGGAGGAGGGCAGGCTCATCCCCCGGGTGGTGGTTCTGGAGGGGCTCCTTACCCTTTTTTCCCCGGCCTTGAGGAGCCGCTACCACCTCACCGTCTACCTGGACCCTGAGGAGGAACTCAGGCGGGAGTGGAAGGTGAAGCGGGATGTGGCCAAGCGGGGCTACACCCCTGAGGAGGTCATCGCCGACATCGAAAGGCGCATGCCCGACTCCCGGGCCTTTATCTGGCCGCAGAAGGAGCATGCGGACATCATCGTGCGCTTCTACCGGCCTGCGGGCTACGATCCGGAAAACCCCAGCACCCTGAACGTGAGGATCACCCTCAAGCACACCCTGCCCCGCCTGGATCTTTCCGAGGTCCTCCACTCCGCCTACGAGGACGAGGCCCTGATCCGCCTGGAAACCCGGAAGGAGGCGGACATCCTGGACATCACCGGCAACGTGACCCCCGAGCAGGCCCAGGCCTTTGAGCGCATCATCTGGGATCATCTGGGCCACCATGCCCAGCACTTCGACCCCAGCTTGGTGGGTACCTTCTGGGATAAGGCGGGGCAGAGCTACCCCCTGGCCCTGACCCAGCTCATCATCGCCTACTATCTGGTTAAGATGCGGGAGCTGGCCATCGAGCGGGGGCACCTGCGGGTGGCCTAGGGGGAAAGGATGCTCAAGTTTGCGCCCTCCATCCTCACGGCGGACCTGGCGAGGTTAAAGGACCAGATCGAGGAAGCCGAGGCGGCAGGGGTGGACTGGATTCACCTGGACGTGATGGATGGGGTGTTCGTCCCCAATCTCACCTTTGGACCCCTTCTGGTGGAGGCGGTGCGGCGGGTGACCTCCCTGCCCCTGGACGTGCACCTGATGATCGTGCAGCCGGAGAGGTACCTGGAGGACTTCGCCCGCGCCGGGGCTGATGTGATCACCGTCCACTTCGAGGCCACCCCGCACGCCCACCGGGCGGTGCAGAAGGTGAAGGAGCTGGGGAAGAAGGCGGGGCTTGCCATCAACCCCGCCACGCCCCTCGAGGCCTTTGAGCCCCTGTTGCCCGAGCTGGACCTGGCCCTTCTGATGAGCGTGAACCCAGGGTTTGGGGGGCAGAGGTATATTCCCACCTCCACGGGAAGGCTTCGCCGGCTCAAGGAGATGCGGGATAGGCTGAACCCCTCTTGCCTCATTGAGGTGGATGGGGGCGTGAACCGGGATACCGTGGCCGAGGTGTACCGGGCGGGTGCGGATGTGGCCGTGGCGGGAAGCGCTCTTTTCAATGGGCGGCCTGTGGCTGATAACCTTAAGGAGCTAAAGGAGGTGCTTTATGCCCTTGGTGACAGGTAAAGAGGTTTTGGACAAGGCGCGGCGCGAAGGCTATGCGGTTCCTAGCTTCAACACCAATAATCTGGAGATTACCCAGGCCATCCTCGAGGTGGCCGACGAGCTAAGGGCGCCGGTCTTCATCCAGGTTTCCGACGGGGCCAGGAAGTACGCTGGGCTCGAGAACCTGGCCAACCTGGTGAAGGACATGGCCAGCCGCACCAAGGTGCCCGTGGTCCTCCACCTGGACCACGGAGCCGACTTCAAGATGGTGATGCAGGCCCTGAGGGCGGGCTTCACCAGCGTGATGATCGATGCCAGCCACCATCCCTTTGAGGAGAACGTGGCCGAGACCAAGAAGGTGGTGGAGGCAGCCCATGCGGTGGGGGTGAGCGTGGAGGCGGAGCTGGGCCGGCTTCAGGGCATCGAGGACAACATCCAGGTGTCGGAGGCGGAGGCCTTCCTCACCGACCCCGAAGAGGCGGAGCGCTTCGTGGCGGAAACGGGCATTGACTACCTGGCCATTGCCATCGGCACCAGCCACGGGGCCTACAAGGGGAAGGGCCGGCCCTACATCGACCACAAGCGCCTCGAGGAGATCAGCAAGCGGGTTTCCATCCCCCTGGTGCTCCACGGGGCGAGCGGGGTGCCCACCTGGCTTAAGGAGAAGCTCTTGGCCACGGGGGCCGAGCTCAAGGAGGCCACGGGCATCCACGACGAGGACATCAAAAAGGCCATTCCCAACGGCATCGCCAAGATCAACATCGACACCGACCTGCGCCTGGCCATGACCCTGGGGATCCGCGAGGTGGTGATGGGGAACCCCAAGGAGTTCGACCCCCGCAAGATCATCGGCAGGGGCCGGGACTACCTCAAGCAGGTGATCCGGGAGAAGTTTGAGCTGATGGGCACCGTGGGCCGGGCGTAAACTACCCCACCCAGCCGTGCCAGGGTGAGGATCCAGGACCGCAAGGGGTCCTCAAAGAGGAAACCCCGCCCGTGTGGGCGGGGACTTTTGGTCGGGGAGGCCGGATTTGAACCGACGACCACACGCACCCCAAGCGTGT of the Thermus antranikianii DSM 12462 genome contains:
- the glpX gene encoding class II fructose-bisphosphatase, which produces MPTRNLGLDLMRATEAAALASARYVGRGDKEGGDRAAVEAMRLLLNSLDFRGRVVIGEGEKDKAPMLHNGEVLGQGEGPLWDLAVDPVEGTRLLALGRPGAISVIAAAPEGTLFNPGPAFYAAKLVVGPGAKEAIDLKASVADNLKEIARALKKEVRELTVFVLDKPRHQRLIEEIRLAGARISLQTDGDVGGALAAVLPDTGIDVLMGTGGTPEGVIAAVAVRALGGGMQMRLDPQSEEERWNVVHAGYDLDRVYTLEELCAAEDTHFAATGITDGPFLRGVRYGESRAWTESLVIRGATRTLRKVEAWHQLEKLRGISPVAY
- a CDS encoding form I ribulose bisphosphate carboxylase large subunit — encoded protein: MTDRKAMYKKGGVVEYKQMGYWQPDYEPKETDTIALFRVTPQPGIEPEEAAAAVAGESSTATWTVVWTDRLTSLDRYQAKAFRVEPVPGNPEQYFAWIAYDLALFEEGSIANMTSSIIGNVFGFKALRALRLEDLRIPVAYLKTFKGAPHGIPVERDMLNKYGRPLLGATVKPKLGLSGRNYGRVVYEALAGGLDFTKDDENINSQPFMRWRDRFLYAQEAVMKAEQVTGERKGHYMNVTAATMEDVYERLEFAKEIGAIIVMVDLTMGYTALQSVSNWCHKNGMILHLHRASHATFTRQKNHGINFRVLAKWMRMLGVDHIHAGTAVGKLEGDPNLVRGYYDILREQYVKADPVKGIYFDQDWAYLPAVMPVASGGIHAGQMHLLLSLFGDDVVLQFGGGTIGHPMGIQAGATANRVALEAMVKARNEGRNILAEGPEILKKAAQHSPALAAALDTWGSVTFDFASTDTPDVLPTPSN
- a CDS encoding ribulose bisphosphate carboxylase small subunit, yielding MRITQGTFSYLPDLTDEEIRAQVEYIIRNGWAVAIEYTDDPSPYNVYWNMWGLPMFDLEDAAAAMYEFQKCREAFPNHYIKINGYDPSPMWQAQRVSFIAHRPKKEPGFRLHRQLWSDGRRLKYTLEAYATMRPEGERYQE
- a CDS encoding AAA family ATPase encodes the protein MQETQGQNLAVVKNPEIEAVLETLERELVGLRPVKQRIREIAAYLSVDKLRRELGLTADRPTLHMAFVGPPGTGKTTVALRMATILHKLGYIRRDHLVVASRDDLVGQYIGHTAPKTKEVLKRAMGGVLFIDEAYSLYRAENERDYGQETIEILLQVMENQREDLVVILAGYKDRMEEFFALNPGMRSRIAHHIEFPPYGAEELFQIGKLMLEKQGYRFTEEAEKAFLEYLERRMRLPNFAYARSVRNALDRFKLRQAYRLYQKAGPVTPEELMTITADDIYASSVFREEEKEEEDAP
- a CDS encoding phosphoribulokinase — protein: MLGIAGDSGAGKTTISAGIARLLGVERTTNICVDDYHKYDRKQRKELGITPLNPECNYMDIMEQHVRLLSEGEPILKPVYNHSTGTFDPPVYIPAPRAVEEEGRLIPRVVVLEGLLTLFSPALRSRYHLTVYLDPEEELRREWKVKRDVAKRGYTPEEVIADIERRMPDSRAFIWPQKEHADIIVRFYRPAGYDPENPSTLNVRITLKHTLPRLDLSEVLHSAYEDEALIRLETRKEADILDITGNVTPEQAQAFERIIWDHLGHHAQHFDPSLVGTFWDKAGQSYPLALTQLIIAYYLVKMRELAIERGHLRVA
- the rpe gene encoding ribulose-phosphate 3-epimerase is translated as MLKFAPSILTADLARLKDQIEEAEAAGVDWIHLDVMDGVFVPNLTFGPLLVEAVRRVTSLPLDVHLMIVQPERYLEDFARAGADVITVHFEATPHAHRAVQKVKELGKKAGLAINPATPLEAFEPLLPELDLALLMSVNPGFGGQRYIPTSTGRLRRLKEMRDRLNPSCLIEVDGGVNRDTVAEVYRAGADVAVAGSALFNGRPVADNLKELKEVLYALGDR
- the fba gene encoding class II fructose-1,6-bisphosphate aldolase; translation: MPLVTGKEVLDKARREGYAVPSFNTNNLEITQAILEVADELRAPVFIQVSDGARKYAGLENLANLVKDMASRTKVPVVLHLDHGADFKMVMQALRAGFTSVMIDASHHPFEENVAETKKVVEAAHAVGVSVEAELGRLQGIEDNIQVSEAEAFLTDPEEAERFVAETGIDYLAIAIGTSHGAYKGKGRPYIDHKRLEEISKRVSIPLVLHGASGVPTWLKEKLLATGAELKEATGIHDEDIKKAIPNGIAKINIDTDLRLAMTLGIREVVMGNPKEFDPRKIIGRGRDYLKQVIREKFELMGTVGRA